Within the Caldisericum sp. genome, the region GGAATACCACTTTTAATAGATTCATTAACTCTTTCAACTGCCCTCATTTCATCTGTAATGAGTTTTTGAGCCCTATTCTTATCTATGCTAATGTGCTTTAAGGCATAGGAAAAGGTGTCTATTGTCGATTCCGCTGTGTCGATTATTTCTAAGATAGCCTCTTTTGTAAGCTGGAGATCCCTGTGGTATCCAGAAATGAGGTTTGAAGGTAACATTCTGAGCATTAACTCTAATGAAATTACTTTGTTGTAATTTGCTCTTGCAATTTCGAATACATCTGGATTAAACTTGTTTGGCATCATTGAACTTCCGGTTGTTATCTGTTTATCCAATTTTACGAAACCAAAATCTTCTTCCGAAAATAAAATTATGTCGCTTGAGAGTTTGTTTATGTCAAAAAGGATCATAGAAAGAGCGAATGCAATTGCACTTTCAAACTTTCCTCTGCTATTCTGGACATAAAGTGGATTTTCCTGAATCCTTTTGAATTTGAGTTCTTTTTGTGTAATAGTTCTATCTACTTTAATATTGGGAACACCATATCCTGCGCCACTTCCAAGAGGGTTTTGGTCGATTAGATACTCTATGCTTTTAAATACCTTTAAATCGTCCTCTAAACTTTCTATAAAGCTCCCAAGCCATACATCCACTGTTGTTGGAGTTGCTTTTCTGTAATGTGTAAAACCGGGAATCTCTACATCTCCATACTCTTTTCTAAGTGTTTTAAGAGTTTTTATGAGTTTTCTTGCTTGTAATTTTATTCTTTTAAGTGAGTCTTTGTAATAGAGCCTCAAAGCAGTTACAACCTGATCATTTCTTGACCTTGCTGTGTGAACTTTTTTACCGATGTCTCCCAATTTTCTTACAAGGTAATTTTCAATTTTTGTATGGCTGTCCTCCTCGCTTTTCGATATTTTTATCTGTTTTTTAGATAAGAGTTCGTTAAGTGCTTTAATTATTTTTTCCTTTTCATCTTCATTGAGTATTCCAATTTCTTTTAGCATTTTTACATGCGCAATTGTTCCGATAATGTCGTATTTTATGAGTCGTTCATCAAGTTTGTTGTCTTTTCCAACGGTAAAATTAAGGATTTTTTTCGAAATATCTTTATTTGTTTCCCAGAGTCTTCCCATAGAGTTTCTTTCTCCAATCGTATGGATTATTTTTTCTCAAAACAACTGCGTGTGCCTTTAGCCTAATTGCGTTTATGTTAATGAAGCCTTTTGAATCTTCTGGGCTAAAGTTTTCTATTGAGTCCATACTTGCAATTTCTTTATCATACAACGAGGTTTTTGATTCTCTTGCAATTGGAATTACATTGCCCTTGTAGATGCTCAATGTTACTTTTCCATCAATTGCTTCTTGAGATTTTTTGATGGCAGCAAATATGAAGTCCATTTCTGGAGAAAACCAAAAGCCATTATAAATGAGTTCAGAGAACTTGACAGAAAGCATATCTCTCAGGTGCATCACCTCTTTATCCATTGCTATACCTTCGAGATCTCGATGTGCAGTCCATAGAATTGTCGCTCCTGGTGTCTCGTAAACACCTCTTGACTTAATTCCTATGAATCTATTTTCTACCATATCAACCCTTCCAACGCCATTTTCCTTTCCAATTTCGTTTAAATACATAAAGAGTTCGAGTGGATCTTTCTTCACAGTCCCATCATTTTTGTTTACGACTTTTGTTGGTAATCCATCTTTAAAATGGATTTCAAGAATTGTTTCTTCGTCTTTTGCATCTTTAATTGATTTAGTTTTTGAAAATACATATTCTGGAGGAGGTGTTTCTGGATCTTCAAGAATTCCTGCTTCGTGACTTATATGCATAAGATTTTCATCCTCCGAGAATGGCTTTTCTTGAGAGGCTTTTATGGGGATTCCATGTTCTTTTGCAAATTTAATTAAATCAGACCTTCCTTTGAATTGTTTTAGAAATTCTGGGTCTTTCCATGGTGATATTACCTTAATAGATGGATTTAACGCATAATATGTCAACTCAAAACGGACTTGGTCGTTTCCCTTGCCCGTCGCCCCATGCGCTACATATGGTGCATTTTCTAACTCTGCAATTTCAATTTGTTTTTGTGCTATAAGAGGACGTGCAAGAGAAGTGCCCAAAAGGTATCTTCCTTCATAAATTGCATTTCCCATTAGTGCAGGGAATATGAACTCCGTTACAAATCTTCTCTTCAAATCTTCAACATAAACTTTTGATGCGCCTGTTTTCAGTGCCTTTTCCTTTACTTCCTCAAAGTTTTCTTCTTGTCCAACATCAGCAACATAGGCAATAACTTCAAAACCATTCATTGAAAGATACTTT harbors:
- the argH gene encoding argininosuccinate lyase, translating into MGRLWETNKDISKKILNFTVGKDNKLDERLIKYDIIGTIAHVKMLKEIGILNEDEKEKIIKALNELLSKKQIKISKSEEDSHTKIENYLVRKLGDIGKKVHTARSRNDQVVTALRLYYKDSLKRIKLQARKLIKTLKTLRKEYGDVEIPGFTHYRKATPTTVDVWLGSFIESLEDDLKVFKSIEYLIDQNPLGSGAGYGVPNIKVDRTITQKELKFKRIQENPLYVQNSRGKFESAIAFALSMILFDINKLSSDIILFSEEDFGFVKLDKQITTGSSMMPNKFNPDVFEIARANYNKVISLELMLRMLPSNLISGYHRDLQLTKEAILEIIDTAESTIDTFSYALKHISIDKNRAQKLITDEMRAVERVNESIKSGIPFREAYKNEKRKIEKQL
- a CDS encoding argininosuccinate synthase yields the protein MEKVVLAYSGGLDTSVILKYLSMNGFEVIAYVADVGQEENFEEVKEKALKTGASKVYVEDLKRRFVTEFIFPALMGNAIYEGRYLLGTSLARPLIAQKQIEIAELENAPYVAHGATGKGNDQVRFELTYYALNPSIKVISPWKDPEFLKQFKGRSDLIKFAKEHGIPIKASQEKPFSEDENLMHISHEAGILEDPETPPPEYVFSKTKSIKDAKDEETILEIHFKDGLPTKVVNKNDGTVKKDPLELFMYLNEIGKENGVGRVDMVENRFIGIKSRGVYETPGATILWTAHRDLEGIAMDKEVMHLRDMLSVKFSELIYNGFWFSPEMDFIFAAIKKSQEAIDGKVTLSIYKGNVIPIARESKTSLYDKEIASMDSIENFSPEDSKGFININAIRLKAHAVVLRKNNPYDWRKKLYGKTLGNK